A stretch of Flavobacterium sp. N1994 DNA encodes these proteins:
- a CDS encoding YggS family pyridoxal phosphate-dependent enzyme, with amino-acid sequence MSIQQNLLKIKSSLPSQVTLVAVSKTKPVADLMEAYDSGQRIFGENKIQEMTEKWEVMPKDIEWHMIGHVQTNKVKYMAEYVSLIHGVDSLKLLEEINKQAKKHNRVINCLLQIYIAEEETKFGLDEKELEELLNSITFKSLENINVIGLMGMATFTDNQVQIKKEFQHLKSIFDKFTIHNSQFTTLSMGMSGDYQLAIDCGSTMVRIGSSIFGGRS; translated from the coding sequence ATGTCAATTCAACAAAACCTTCTTAAAATAAAGTCTTCTCTACCCTCTCAGGTAACTCTTGTAGCCGTTTCTAAAACAAAACCTGTTGCCGATTTGATGGAAGCCTATGATTCAGGTCAACGTATTTTTGGTGAAAACAAAATTCAAGAAATGACTGAAAAATGGGAAGTCATGCCGAAAGATATTGAATGGCATATGATTGGTCACGTACAAACCAACAAGGTGAAATACATGGCAGAATATGTGAGTTTAATTCATGGTGTAGATAGTTTGAAGTTGTTAGAAGAAATCAACAAGCAAGCGAAGAAACATAATCGAGTTATTAATTGTTTGCTACAAATATATATAGCTGAAGAGGAAACCAAATTTGGTTTAGATGAGAAAGAATTAGAGGAGCTTTTGAATTCAATTACATTCAAAAGCTTAGAAAATATAAATGTGATTGGTTTAATGGGAATGGCAACGTTTACTGATAATCAAGTTCAAATCAAAAAAGAATTTCAGCATTTAAAATCCATATTTGATAAATTCACTATTCACAATTCACAATTTACAACGCTTTCTATGGGAATGTCTGGAGATTATCAGCTTGCTATTGATTGTGGTAGTACTATGGTTCGCATTGGAAGTAGTATATTTGGAGGAAGATCATAA
- a CDS encoding exonuclease domain-containing protein, producing MYAILDIETTGGQFNEEGITEIAIYKFDGHEVVDQFISLVNPEKPIQPFVVKLTGINNAMLRSAPKFYEIAKRIIEITQDCIVVAHNASFDYRILRTEFSRLGYDYIRPTLCTVELSQKLIPGQLSYSLGKLVRALGIPVTDRHRASGDAMATVKLFKMLLEKDVKKEILISLIKAEIKKGLSPKLLDIVESLPSKTGIYYIHNEKGDLIYIGKSRNIKKRINQHFTGTSGKSKKIQREVFAVTYEVTGSELIALLKESEEIKINKPIYNRSQRKTIFQWALYSEKNEKGYLALKLLKADGRKKEITSFTSIQEGKNSLLKITEKYNLCQKINGLYETQNGCFQYKIKECNGACLGKEAPELYNERVHEFMTEMAFENDNMVIVDRGRSVDERCAVLIENGIYKGYCFYDLNYQINNIEILKNIIIPMQNNRDTRTIIQGYLRRNKVIKIVKF from the coding sequence ATTTACGCAATACTCGACATAGAAACCACTGGAGGTCAATTTAACGAAGAGGGCATTACTGAAATTGCCATCTATAAATTTGACGGACATGAAGTGGTAGATCAATTTATTAGTTTGGTTAATCCCGAAAAACCAATTCAGCCTTTTGTGGTAAAATTAACAGGGATAAATAATGCCATGTTGCGCTCTGCCCCAAAGTTTTATGAAATTGCCAAACGCATCATCGAGATTACTCAAGATTGCATTGTTGTAGCTCACAACGCCTCCTTTGATTATAGAATTTTGCGAACAGAATTCAGTCGATTAGGCTATGACTATATTAGGCCGACACTTTGTACGGTGGAGCTTTCACAAAAATTGATTCCAGGACAACTTTCTTATAGTTTAGGAAAATTAGTTAGAGCGCTCGGCATTCCGGTAACAGATAGACATCGTGCCAGTGGAGATGCTATGGCTACCGTTAAATTGTTCAAAATGCTTTTGGAAAAAGATGTCAAGAAGGAGATTTTAATCAGTTTAATAAAAGCCGAAATCAAAAAAGGATTATCTCCGAAGTTGCTTGATATAGTTGAAAGTTTGCCTTCCAAAACAGGGATATACTATATTCATAATGAGAAAGGCGATTTGATTTATATTGGTAAAAGTCGGAATATTAAAAAAAGAATTAATCAGCATTTTACAGGAACCTCAGGAAAAAGCAAAAAAATTCAACGCGAAGTATTTGCCGTAACTTATGAAGTTACCGGAAGCGAATTGATTGCTCTTTTGAAAGAAAGCGAAGAAATTAAAATCAACAAACCTATTTACAATCGTTCACAACGAAAAACGATATTTCAATGGGCTTTGTATTCTGAGAAAAATGAAAAGGGTTATTTGGCTTTAAAATTGTTAAAAGCGGATGGTAGAAAAAAGGAAATCACTTCATTTACTTCTATCCAAGAAGGAAAAAATTCACTTTTAAAGATTACTGAAAAGTATAATTTATGTCAAAAAATAAATGGCTTATACGAAACCCAAAATGGTTGTTTTCAATACAAAATAAAAGAATGTAATGGCGCTTGTTTAGGCAAAGAAGCTCCCGAATTATATAATGAGCGTGTACATGAATTTATGACCGAAATGGCTTTTGAAAACGACAATATGGTTATTGTTGATAGAGGAAGATCGGTTGATGAACGCTGTGCTGTATTGATAGAAAACGGAATTTATAAAGGCTATTGTTTTTATGATTTGAATTACCAAATTAACAACATTGAGATACTAAAGAATATTATCATTCCGATGCAAAACAATCGTGACACCAGAACTATAATTCAAGGGTATTTACGTCGCAATAAAGTGATTAAGATTGTTAAGTTTTGA
- the miaA gene encoding tRNA (adenosine(37)-N6)-dimethylallyltransferase MiaA yields the protein MNYLITIIGPTAIGKTSLSIALAKHFECDIISCDSRQFYKEMRIGTAVPSKEELHSATHHFIQNKSIFEKYTVGDFEKEAITKLDELFLKNNIQILVGGSGLYVDAILKGFDDFPEIENTIKEKINTDFEALGITYLQQELKKLDFDYYQKMEIENPQTLQNPQRMKRFVTVCHGTGKPYSSFLNQKKNERNFTPIIIGLEAEREIMYDRINQRVDIMMNEGLLEEAETLYPNKELNALQTVGYRELFDYFDGTISLAFAIEEIKKNTRRFAKRQMTWFRNTENVKWFDFKSEANEIINYINSKL from the coding sequence TTGAATTACTTAATTACCATAATTGGTCCAACAGCTATAGGAAAAACTTCCTTAAGCATTGCTTTGGCAAAACATTTTGAATGTGATATTATCTCTTGCGATAGTCGTCAGTTTTATAAAGAAATGAGAATTGGGACAGCCGTTCCTAGTAAAGAGGAATTACATTCGGCTACACATCATTTCATACAAAATAAATCTATTTTTGAAAAGTATACCGTTGGTGATTTTGAGAAGGAAGCTATTACAAAGTTGGATGAGTTATTTCTGAAAAATAATATTCAAATTTTGGTTGGAGGTTCAGGATTATATGTAGATGCAATACTGAAAGGATTTGATGATTTTCCAGAAATTGAAAATACAATTAAAGAAAAAATAAACACTGATTTTGAAGCACTTGGAATCACTTACCTTCAGCAGGAGTTGAAAAAATTAGACTTTGATTATTATCAAAAAATGGAGATTGAAAACCCTCAAACTTTACAAAATCCACAACGTATGAAAAGGTTTGTTACCGTTTGCCACGGAACTGGGAAACCTTACTCTTCATTTCTTAATCAAAAGAAAAACGAACGCAACTTCACTCCTATTATAATTGGACTTGAAGCAGAAAGAGAAATTATGTATGACAGAATTAATCAACGTGTGGATATTATGATGAATGAAGGCCTTTTAGAGGAAGCTGAAACATTGTATCCTAATAAAGAACTTAATGCCTTACAAACGGTTGGCTATCGGGAGTTGTTTGATTATTTTGATGGAACGATTTCATTAGCATTTGCAATTGAGGAGATCAAGAAAAATACTCGACGTTTTGCCAAAAGACAAATGACATGGTTTAGAAATACGG